The sequence TTATCAGCAGTTGGTCGGCCGCCTACAACTGTACTTCCCATAATTTTCCCTGCGCCCTGAATCGCGATTGACTTAGCACCCACGGCGTAGATCAGCCCCGAATAGCCTTGTATCCATTTACCCTCCCAGCGCACCTGCATCACGGCGTAATCCTTCAAATCGGGCGAACCAATGATAACGGCATCCTTTTCTAAATTTAAGGTAACCAGCGAGCGTAATTGGATAGCCCCGGTAAGATAATTCCCGGCAGGAACTAACACGATGCCGCCGCCAAGCACGCTGCACCTGTCGATAGTTTGCTGTATGGCCTGCATGTCTTTAGTCTGCCCATCGCCAACAGCACCAAAATCACGGATATTGAGCACCAGTTTTTTTACCTGTGCTAATACAGGCGCATTACTGGCATGATTTGTAACGGGCATATTAACCGCCAGTGATGCGGCAGGCAAAGCCAGTAAACCCATCCCGGCTTGTTTTATAAAAGTGCGGCGTGTATTGTTATTGCTCATATGCGGTTTATCCGCATCCTGGGGGCATGCGGTATGATGTTGTTTGATAATGCGTTGACAGCAGCAGGTTTATCTATACGATATTAAGAAAGTATCGCGGCATTTTAGCTACAACGTGCCCGATTATTTTACGGGAACGATTGCGTACCAGCTATTTTACAGCTTGTTGCCAGCCCTGGTAATATCGCGCCATATTTTCGCTGTACGTACCTTTCGCGATAGTTTCCTTTTGCGTGTTGAGGGTTTTAATAGCGGCCAGGTCTTTAAATATACCTGCCTTTAAACCGGCCAGCAAAGCGGCGCCTAAGGCCGACACGTCAGGCATTTGGCTGCGGACAAGCTTGTTATCCAGCAAATCGGCCAGGAAATCCAAAACAAAACGGTTAGCACTAAGGCCACCGTGTACCATCAATTCGTTCAGGGTGATGCCGGTATCGGCCTGCATGGCATCAATCACATCTTTTATTTGGTAAGCGATAGATTCCAGCCCGGCACGCACCACGTGATTTTTATTGCAATCGAAGGTTAAGCCACTGATACCCGCCTTGCGGCTCATATCCCAATGCGGCGCACCCAAGCCGCTGAATGCAGGAACGAGATAAACACCATTGTTATCGGCAACAGCATTGGCCATAGCTTCAGCTTGCGATACATTATCGATGATGCCCAACTCATTCTTCAGCCATTCGATGGTCGATCCGGCGGATACGATAACACCTTCCAACGCGTAGTTGACCTGTTGAGCGGTGCTCCAGCACAACGTAGTTACCATGCCATTGCCCGATGCTACCGGTTTGTTGCCGATGTTCATAATAATAGAGCAGCCCGTGCCCAATGTAGCCTTAGCAGTGCCAGGCGTAACGCAACCTTCGCCAAAAGCCGCCGCGTGCGAATCGCCGATCATGCTCATTACCGGTATGGTATCGGGCAGCAACCCGCCGAAATCGGTATCCCCATATTTTGCAGATGATGGCAGTATTTCCGGCAGTTTCAGGTTTTCAAGACCAAACCGGCCTAACAATTCCTTATCCCATTGTAAAGTTTCTAAATTAAAGAACAGCGTACGCGAGGCATTAGTATGGTCGGTCAGATACTTTTTGCCCTTGGTGAGTTTATACAACAACCAGGTATCGATAGTGCCAAAATGGGCCTGTCCTTCGCCAACGGTAGCGGCTACCAAAGGGATATGCTGATGCAGCCACATGAGTTTAGTACCCGAAAAATAAGGATCGATGATGAGACCGGTTTTGGCGCGGATCTCAGGTTCCAATCCTTGTGCCAGTAACTCTTTACAGATATCAACCGAGCGTTTGCACTGCCAAACCACAGCGTTATACAGTGGTTGACCGAACTCGTTCCAAACCACAAAGGTTTCGCGCTGGTTAGAGATGCCACAGGTTTTAATATCGGTAACATCGCCGCCCTGCACGGTAAATTCGGCAAGGCAATTTTTTACGGCTGCCAGCACGTTGGTATAGATACCCTCGGCATCCTGCTCTACAAAGCCACCTTCGCTGTACATGGTGTGCAGCGGTTCGGTAGCTTTGGCCAGCGCATGGCCTTTATCGTTAAAAATAATGGCTTTGGTGCCGCTGGTGCCCTGGTCAATAGCCAGTATATAGTTGTTATCCATAGAAAGCTTAATCGTTTTTGGCATTGGCCTTATCAATAATTACAGCCAGTAAGATCACCGCGCCCTTTACCACCTGCTGCCAAAACGGCGATACATTTAGCAACACCAAACCATTGTTCAATACCCCGATGATGATGGCGCCAAGCACGGTACCCATTATCGTACCACGTCCGCCGGATAAGGATGTACCGCCAATAACCACCGCAGCGATGGAATCCAGTTCGTAACTCATCCCCGCGTTAGGCTGCGCCGAATCTAACCGTGAGGTAACCATAATACCGCCCACAGCAGCCAGCAGGCCAGCAATGCCATATACCATCAGTTTCACTTTATTAATATTGATACCCGAAAGGCGCGAAGCCTGCTCGTTACCGCCAATGGCATAAATGTATCGGCCTAAAGCTGTTTTTTGGGTGATGATGACCGCGGCAATAACCACCAGTCCCGAGATCCAGACTGGCAACGGCACGCCCAGGAACCACCCCGTACCGATATAGGCAAAACGGTCGCCAAGATCAGAGATCGGGAAGCCTTTGGTCCAAAGCATGGTGAAGCCGCGGGCAACGGTAAGCATGGCCAGCGTAGCCACAAAGGGTGGCACCTTAAATTTGGTAATTGCCCAGCCGTTGAATAAGCCCAGCAATACCCCGGTGATCAAGCCCGCCACTACAGCACCAAGAATAGTAAAGCCGATAAACAGATCGTTTGATGGCAATTCTATGCCATACTTCAGTAACCCGGCGGTAACAGCCCCGCAAAAGGCCAGCACCGAACCTACCGATAAATCGATACCAGCGGTGAGTACCACCAAAGTCATGCCTACCGATATGCAGATGTTTACCGAGATCTGCCGCATTACATTCCAGGTATTATCTACCGTTAGGAATTTATCCGACATTAGGCTAATGCCAATGCAAAGCAATATCAGCGCTATCAGCGACTGGAATTTTACCAATTGGGGTTTGTAGCTTGCTAAGGTTGCGTCCATAGTGTTTTACAGGTTATCCGCTATAGCGGCTTTAAGGATATTGTCTTCAGTTGCGTTTGCGCCGTCAAATTCGGCAGTGATACGGCCATCGGCCATTACCAGTATGCGGTCGGATACGGCCAGGATCTCGGGCAGCTCGGATGACACCATGATGATGCCCAGCCCCTCTGCCGCCAATGATGATATCAGCTTGTAGATCTCGTTCTTGGCGTTGATATCAATGCCGCGGGTTGGTTCGTCCAGCATCAATACCTTAGGCTGGGTAGCCAGGCATTTGGCTATCACTATCTTTTGCTGGTTGCCGCCGCTCAGGTTTTTGGCTGTTTGTTTAGCCGAGGGCGTTTTTATCTTCAGTGCGGATATGTACTTATCGGCCAGTTGCTGCTCTGCTTTCAGACTTATCGTACCAGTCGGGTGTAGGATCTTATCATAAATACTCAGTGCGATATTGGTTTTTACGTCCATCCCTAATACCAGTCCGTCTTTCTTGCGGTCTTCCGGTA comes from Mucilaginibacter mali and encodes:
- a CDS encoding ABC transporter permease, coding for MDATLASYKPQLVKFQSLIALILLCIGISLMSDKFLTVDNTWNVMRQISVNICISVGMTLVVLTAGIDLSVGSVLAFCGAVTAGLLKYGIELPSNDLFIGFTILGAVVAGLITGVLLGLFNGWAITKFKVPPFVATLAMLTVARGFTMLWTKGFPISDLGDRFAYIGTGWFLGVPLPVWISGLVVIAAVIITQKTALGRYIYAIGGNEQASRLSGININKVKLMVYGIAGLLAAVGGIMVTSRLDSAQPNAGMSYELDSIAAVVIGGTSLSGGRGTIMGTVLGAIIIGVLNNGLVLLNVSPFWQQVVKGAVILLAVIIDKANAKND
- a CDS encoding FGGY family carbohydrate kinase; this translates as MPKTIKLSMDNNYILAIDQGTSGTKAIIFNDKGHALAKATEPLHTMYSEGGFVEQDAEGIYTNVLAAVKNCLAEFTVQGGDVTDIKTCGISNQRETFVVWNEFGQPLYNAVVWQCKRSVDICKELLAQGLEPEIRAKTGLIIDPYFSGTKLMWLHQHIPLVAATVGEGQAHFGTIDTWLLYKLTKGKKYLTDHTNASRTLFFNLETLQWDKELLGRFGLENLKLPEILPSSAKYGDTDFGGLLPDTIPVMSMIGDSHAAAFGEGCVTPGTAKATLGTGCSIIMNIGNKPVASGNGMVTTLCWSTAQQVNYALEGVIVSAGSTIEWLKNELGIIDNVSQAEAMANAVADNNGVYLVPAFSGLGAPHWDMSRKAGISGLTFDCNKNHVVRAGLESIAYQIKDVIDAMQADTGITLNELMVHGGLSANRFVLDFLADLLDNKLVRSQMPDVSALGAALLAGLKAGIFKDLAAIKTLNTQKETIAKGTYSENMARYYQGWQQAVK